From a region of the Actinopolymorpha singaporensis genome:
- the cofC gene encoding 2-phospho-L-lactate guanylyltransferase — MSTHERPVAPAGSIGWSLVVPVKPAAVGKSRLAPFAGGHRTELAQAMAIDTITAALACPRVVELLAITPDPEFAAILAGVGAVVVTDEPAAGLNAALLHGARLARSRRPEGAVAAMLADLPALRPNELTTALDAATAWPTSFVPDAAGVGTTLYCASPGVEFAPRFGGPSRLAHLDAGAVELMPVPITSVRRDVDTGADLHQARDLGVGPRTRAALAAMARAGDPVAETGTS; from the coding sequence ATGTCAACGCATGAACGTCCCGTGGCGCCGGCCGGTTCCATCGGCTGGAGCCTGGTGGTGCCCGTGAAGCCCGCGGCGGTCGGAAAGTCCCGCCTCGCACCGTTCGCCGGTGGTCATCGCACCGAACTCGCCCAGGCGATGGCGATCGACACCATCACCGCGGCACTCGCGTGCCCGCGAGTGGTCGAGCTGCTGGCGATCACTCCCGACCCGGAGTTCGCCGCCATCCTGGCCGGAGTCGGTGCGGTCGTCGTCACCGACGAACCCGCTGCCGGGCTGAACGCCGCCCTGCTGCACGGTGCCCGGCTGGCGCGTTCGCGCCGCCCCGAAGGCGCCGTGGCGGCCATGCTGGCCGATCTTCCTGCGCTGCGGCCGAACGAGCTGACGACGGCGCTCGACGCCGCGACGGCGTGGCCGACGTCGTTCGTCCCGGACGCCGCGGGTGTGGGCACCACGCTGTACTGCGCGTCGCCGGGCGTGGAGTTCGCGCCGAGGTTCGGCGGACCGTCCCGGCTGGCACACCTGGACGCCGGCGCGGTCGAGCTGATGCCGGTGCCGATCACGTCCGTACGCCGCGACGTCGACACCGGCGCGGATCTCCACCAGGCCAGGGATCTGGGCGTCGGGCCGCGAACCCGGGCAGCCCTCGCGGCGATGGCGCGGGCCGGCGACCCGGTGGCGGAGACCGGAACCTCCTGA
- a CDS encoding HU family DNA-binding protein, translating to MNKSQLVEVLASRFDDNKKDAQHALESVIDTITRAVASGEKVAITGFGAFEKIDRPARMVRNPRTGERKRAKKTSVPKFRAGAELKAVVSGAKKLPKLAAAKKTTTTGRAGTKTTATKAPATKTAASKVAGTRAPAKKAAAKKTTTTGRAATKATTAKKTAAKKAPSTTAKKTAAKKTTTKRTPAKRTAKR from the coding sequence GTGAACAAGTCCCAGCTGGTCGAGGTGCTCGCTTCGCGCTTCGACGACAACAAGAAGGATGCGCAGCACGCGCTCGAGTCCGTGATCGACACGATCACTCGTGCTGTTGCGTCCGGAGAAAAGGTGGCGATCACCGGCTTCGGTGCGTTCGAGAAGATCGACCGCCCGGCCCGGATGGTCCGCAACCCCCGCACCGGCGAGCGTAAGCGCGCCAAGAAGACGTCGGTGCCGAAGTTCCGCGCTGGTGCCGAGCTGAAGGCCGTCGTCTCCGGCGCCAAGAAGCTGCCGAAGCTCGCCGCGGCGAAGAAGACCACGACGACCGGTCGCGCCGGGACGAAGACCACCGCCACCAAGGCCCCTGCGACGAAGACCGCAGCGAGCAAGGTCGCCGGCACCAGGGCACCGGCCAAGAAGGCGGCGGCGAAGAAGACCACGACGACCGGGCGCGCCGCCACCAAGGCCACGACGGCCAAGAAGACCGCGGCCAAGAAGGCCCCGAGCACGACGGCCAAGAAGACCGCTGCGAAGAAGACCACCACCAAGCGGACTCCGGCCAAGCGCACCGCCAAGCGCTGA
- the leuD gene encoding 3-isopropylmalate dehydratase small subunit, protein MDKFTLHSGKALPLRRANVDTDQIIPAVYLKRVTRTGFGDGLFAAWRGDPDFVLNRPEHQGASILVAGPDFGTGSSREHAVWALQDAGFRVVLSSRFGDIFRGNSGKAGLLAALVDQKVIERLWALLEEAPETKVSVDLEQRLVLAGSGPEAIRETFDIDDYTRWRLLEGLDDIGLTLSHVTEIDAYEARRPSYKPTTLPVRT, encoded by the coding sequence ATGGACAAGTTCACCTTGCACAGCGGCAAGGCGCTGCCCCTGCGCCGGGCCAACGTGGACACCGACCAGATCATCCCCGCCGTCTACCTCAAGCGGGTCACCCGCACCGGCTTCGGCGACGGGCTGTTCGCCGCCTGGCGCGGCGATCCCGACTTCGTCCTCAACCGCCCCGAACACCAGGGTGCCTCGATCCTGGTCGCCGGGCCCGACTTCGGCACCGGATCCTCGCGTGAGCACGCCGTCTGGGCCCTGCAGGACGCGGGCTTCCGGGTCGTTCTCTCCTCCCGCTTCGGCGACATCTTCCGTGGCAACTCGGGCAAGGCAGGCCTGCTGGCGGCCCTGGTGGACCAGAAGGTGATCGAACGCCTGTGGGCGTTGCTGGAGGAGGCACCGGAGACCAAGGTGTCGGTCGATCTGGAGCAGCGGTTGGTGCTCGCGGGTTCGGGTCCGGAGGCGATCCGGGAGACCTTCGACATCGACGACTACACCCGCTGGCGGTTGCTGGAGGGGCTGGACGACATCGGTCTCACCCTGTCCCACGTCACCGAGATCGACGCCTACGAAGCCCGTCGGCCCAGCTACAAGCCGACCACGTTGCCGGTGAGGACGTGA
- the leuC gene encoding 3-isopropylmalate dehydratase large subunit — protein sequence MGTTLAEKLWEEHVVRRGEGEPDLLYIDLHLVHEVTSPQAFDGLRLAGRPVRRPDLTIATEDHNVPTVDVDQPIADPVSRTQVETLRRNCEEFGIRLHPLGDADQGIVHVVGPQLGLTQPGTTVVCGDSHTSTHGAFGALAFGIGTSEVEHVLATQTLPQSRPKTMAVTVDGQLPDGVTPKDLVLALIAKVGTGGGQGHVVEYRGEAFRTMSMEGRMTVCNMSIEWGAKAGLVAPDETTFAYLEGRPHAPKGADWDAAVAYWRTLRTDDDAVFDREVTLDAGSITPFVTWGTNPGQGVPLGASVPHPTDFDDPDARRSAERALEYMGLEAGTPMRDIAVDTVFLGSCTNGRIEDLRAAAAVVRGRSVAEGVRMLVVPGSGRVRLQAEAEGLDVIFKEAGAEWRGAGCSMCLGMNPDQLTPGERSASTSNRNFEGRQGKGGRTHLVSPLVAAATAVSGHLAAPADLPSVTA from the coding sequence ATGGGGACCACCCTTGCGGAGAAGTTGTGGGAGGAGCACGTCGTACGTCGTGGCGAGGGTGAGCCCGACCTCCTCTACATCGACCTCCACCTGGTCCACGAAGTAACCAGCCCGCAGGCGTTCGACGGGCTGCGGCTCGCGGGCCGGCCGGTCCGGCGTCCCGACCTCACCATCGCCACCGAGGACCACAACGTACCCACCGTGGACGTCGACCAGCCGATCGCCGACCCGGTTTCGCGTACGCAGGTGGAGACGCTGCGCCGCAACTGCGAGGAGTTCGGCATCCGGCTCCACCCCCTCGGTGACGCCGACCAGGGCATCGTGCACGTCGTCGGGCCGCAGCTGGGGCTCACCCAGCCCGGCACCACGGTGGTGTGCGGCGACTCGCACACCTCGACCCACGGCGCGTTCGGCGCGCTGGCGTTCGGCATCGGCACCAGCGAGGTCGAGCACGTGCTCGCCACCCAGACGCTGCCGCAGAGCAGGCCGAAGACCATGGCGGTCACCGTCGACGGTCAGCTGCCCGACGGCGTCACGCCCAAGGACCTCGTGCTCGCGTTGATCGCCAAGGTCGGCACCGGCGGCGGGCAGGGCCACGTCGTGGAGTACCGCGGCGAGGCGTTCCGCACGATGTCGATGGAAGGCCGGATGACGGTCTGCAACATGTCCATCGAGTGGGGCGCCAAGGCCGGCCTGGTGGCCCCCGACGAGACCACCTTCGCCTACCTGGAAGGGCGCCCGCACGCACCGAAGGGTGCCGACTGGGATGCGGCGGTGGCGTACTGGCGGACACTGCGTACCGACGACGACGCGGTCTTCGACCGCGAGGTGACCCTGGACGCCGGCTCCATCACGCCGTTCGTGACGTGGGGCACCAACCCCGGGCAGGGCGTTCCGCTGGGTGCGAGCGTTCCGCACCCCACCGACTTCGACGACCCCGACGCGCGGCGTTCGGCCGAGCGTGCCCTGGAGTACATGGGGCTCGAGGCCGGTACGCCGATGCGCGACATCGCCGTGGACACGGTGTTCCTCGGCTCCTGCACCAACGGCCGGATCGAGGACCTGCGCGCGGCCGCGGCCGTCGTGCGCGGTCGCTCGGTGGCCGAGGGCGTACGCATGTTGGTGGTTCCGGGCTCCGGCCGGGTTCGCCTGCAGGCCGAGGCCGAGGGCCTGGACGTGATCTTCAAGGAGGCCGGGGCCGAGTGGCGCGGCGCAGGATGTTCGATGTGCCTCGGTATGAACCCCGACCAGCTGACGCCGGGGGAGCGCAGCGCGTCGACCTCCAACCGCAACTTCGAAGGCAGGCAGGGCAAGGGCGGTCGTACGCACCTCGTGTCCCCGCTGGTGGCCGCCGCGACCGCGGTGTCCGGTCACCTCGCCGCGCCCGCCGACCTGCCGTCCGTCACCGCCTGA
- a CDS encoding IclR family transcriptional regulator, producing the protein MDNSSGVGVLDKAALVLGALEAGPATLAGLVQVTGLARPTAHRLAVALEHHRLVARDMQGRFILGPRLGELAAAAGEDRLLAAAGPVLARLRDITGESAQLFRRQGEGRVCVAAADRPTGLRDSIPVGTQLTMQAGSAAQILLAWEEPERMHRGLQGAKFTAATLAAVRRRGWAQSVGERETGVASVSSGIRSPSGKVVAAVSVSGPLERLSRQPGRMHAPAVMAAAERLSEALRRAAE; encoded by the coding sequence ATGGACAACTCTAGCGGAGTCGGCGTACTTGACAAGGCCGCGCTCGTACTCGGGGCCCTGGAAGCCGGTCCCGCGACCCTGGCCGGCCTCGTCCAGGTCACCGGACTGGCCAGGCCCACCGCGCATCGCCTGGCGGTCGCCCTGGAGCACCACCGGCTGGTGGCCCGGGACATGCAGGGCCGGTTCATCCTCGGCCCGCGGCTCGGCGAGCTGGCCGCGGCCGCCGGCGAGGACCGCCTGCTGGCGGCCGCCGGACCCGTCCTGGCACGGCTCCGCGACATCACCGGCGAGTCCGCCCAACTGTTCCGCAGGCAGGGCGAGGGGCGCGTCTGCGTCGCCGCGGCCGACCGGCCGACAGGGCTGCGCGACAGCATCCCGGTGGGCACCCAGCTGACCATGCAGGCGGGCTCGGCGGCGCAGATCCTGCTCGCCTGGGAGGAACCGGAGCGGATGCACCGCGGCCTGCAGGGCGCGAAGTTCACCGCCGCCACGCTGGCCGCCGTCCGCCGCCGGGGCTGGGCACAGAGCGTGGGAGAACGAGAGACCGGAGTGGCGTCGGTGTCGTCGGGGATCCGTTCGCCCTCGGGCAAGGTGGTCGCGGCCGTGTCGGTGTCCGGTCCGCTGGAACGCCTTTCCCGCCAGCCCGGCCGGATGCATGCCCCGGCGGTGATGGCGGCCGCCGAGAGGCTGTCGGAGGCCTTGCGGCGCGCAGCTGAGTGA
- a CDS encoding VanW family protein, whose amino-acid sequence MAYAPEQVQPDQPHLAGQPGQPNAGPQQVPGPGKVGPLSAEEEALLRSLVADGWELPVALTGRRRRVAQVAPALYPLAVAAHRARRRVRWLTSRTRWAHERAAEPLPVRVKRHNSLLLRQLGESEMWLQHNKVANLRLAAPRVAGLLIRPGETLSFCRTVGKATRRRGYVDGMLLSNGKARAGLGGGICQLANLLHWMVLHSPLTVVERSAHGWDPFPDNGRVIPWGTGCAVFYNYVDLQVRNDTDATFQVLAGVGDRYLEGELRADRELPHSYSVYARDEQFLTLGGRHFRRNEIWRSVIDRRTGNRVREELLKRNFALATYVPKGFEAGQAGSKRG is encoded by the coding sequence ATGGCGTACGCACCTGAGCAGGTCCAGCCCGACCAGCCGCACCTCGCCGGCCAACCAGGGCAGCCGAACGCAGGTCCACAGCAGGTGCCCGGCCCGGGGAAGGTCGGCCCGCTGTCGGCTGAAGAGGAGGCGTTGTTGCGTTCCCTGGTCGCCGACGGCTGGGAGCTTCCGGTGGCGTTGACCGGGCGCCGCCGCCGGGTCGCCCAGGTGGCGCCCGCGCTGTATCCGCTGGCGGTCGCCGCGCACCGTGCCCGCCGGCGAGTGCGCTGGCTGACGTCCCGCACCCGCTGGGCGCACGAACGCGCTGCCGAGCCGCTGCCGGTACGTGTGAAGCGGCACAACTCGTTGCTGCTGCGGCAACTGGGCGAGAGCGAGATGTGGCTGCAGCACAACAAGGTCGCCAACCTCCGGTTGGCAGCGCCACGGGTGGCGGGGCTGCTGATCAGGCCGGGCGAGACGCTGTCCTTCTGCCGTACGGTCGGCAAGGCGACCAGGCGGCGCGGTTACGTCGACGGGATGCTGCTGTCCAACGGCAAGGCCAGGGCCGGGCTCGGCGGCGGGATCTGCCAGTTGGCCAACCTCCTGCACTGGATGGTCCTGCACAGTCCGCTGACCGTCGTCGAACGCTCCGCGCACGGCTGGGACCCGTTCCCCGACAACGGCCGGGTGATCCCTTGGGGCACCGGCTGCGCGGTCTTCTACAACTACGTCGATCTGCAGGTGCGCAACGACACCGACGCGACGTTCCAGGTGCTGGCCGGGGTCGGCGACCGCTACCTGGAGGGCGAGCTGCGTGCCGACCGGGAGCTGCCGCACTCCTACTCGGTGTACGCGAGGGACGAGCAGTTCCTGACCCTCGGCGGCCGGCACTTCCGGCGCAACGAGATCTGGCGGTCGGTGATCGACCGGCGTACCGGCAACCGCGTACGCGAGGAACTCCTCAAGCGGAACTTCGCTCTCGCGACCTACGTGCCAAAGGGTTTCGAGGCGGGACAGGCCGGGTCGAAGCGTGGGTGA
- the gltX gene encoding glutamate--tRNA ligase, which yields MAREGSSRGSARTRTRFAPSPSGDLHVGAVRTALYSWAWARHCGGSFVVRIEDTDRSRVSPEAVTGAIDALRWLGLDWDEGPDVGGEFGPYRQSERLSLYREWVDRFLADGTAYHCYCSQEELDGERDEQRTKGLPTGYAGHCRELTTAQVTAYRREGRRPVVRFRMPEGSTVVRDTIRGEIVFDHANVPDFVVQRSDGYPLYNLAVSVDDAMMRITHIVRGDDLLASTPRQIAIHAAMGVAEADLPVYTHTPDILTADGSPLSSWRQAAGISWYRHHGYLPEAVVNYLALLGWSPGGDREELTLDALVESFDLERVGATAGRLDPRKLDAINGDKIRALPPDELVGRTMPFLARAGLVNEPPTPEQARTVAAAAPLIQERLVHLTEAADLLAFLLVPEHVFDVDPEAAARILTEDAKAVLEAAEAALQALPDWTDEAIESALRRTLVDELGRRPKRAFGPVRVAVTGNRVSPPLFESLTLLGRERTLARIRRALDHHVGV from the coding sequence ATGGCTAGGGAGGGTTCAAGTAGGGGCTCGGCCCGTACCCGAACCAGGTTCGCCCCCTCACCGAGCGGCGACCTCCACGTCGGCGCGGTCCGAACGGCGTTGTACTCCTGGGCGTGGGCACGCCACTGCGGCGGCAGCTTCGTGGTCCGGATCGAGGACACCGACCGGTCCCGGGTCTCACCGGAGGCGGTGACCGGGGCGATCGACGCGCTCCGCTGGCTGGGCCTGGACTGGGACGAGGGGCCCGACGTCGGCGGGGAGTTCGGGCCGTACCGCCAGAGCGAGCGGCTGTCGCTGTACCGCGAGTGGGTCGACAGGTTCCTCGCCGACGGCACGGCGTACCACTGCTACTGCTCGCAGGAGGAGCTCGACGGCGAGCGGGACGAGCAACGCACCAAGGGGCTGCCCACCGGATACGCCGGGCACTGCCGAGAGCTCACCACCGCGCAGGTCACCGCGTACCGCCGGGAGGGCAGGCGTCCCGTGGTCCGCTTCCGGATGCCGGAGGGGTCCACCGTCGTACGCGACACCATCCGCGGCGAGATCGTCTTCGACCACGCGAACGTGCCCGACTTCGTGGTGCAGCGATCCGACGGATATCCGCTCTACAACCTCGCGGTGTCGGTGGACGACGCCATGATGAGGATCACCCACATCGTCCGCGGTGACGACCTGCTGGCCTCCACACCTCGCCAGATCGCCATCCACGCGGCGATGGGGGTGGCCGAGGCCGACCTGCCGGTCTACACGCACACCCCGGACATCCTGACGGCGGACGGTTCGCCGCTTTCGTCGTGGCGCCAGGCGGCGGGCATCTCGTGGTACCGCCACCACGGCTATCTCCCGGAGGCGGTGGTCAACTACCTCGCGCTGCTTGGCTGGTCTCCGGGCGGTGACCGGGAGGAGCTGACCCTGGACGCCCTGGTCGAGTCGTTCGACCTCGAGCGTGTCGGTGCGACCGCCGGCCGCCTCGACCCGCGCAAACTGGACGCCATCAACGGCGACAAGATCCGGGCACTTCCGCCGGACGAACTCGTCGGCAGGACGATGCCGTTCCTCGCCCGCGCCGGCCTGGTGAACGAGCCGCCGACGCCGGAGCAGGCGCGCACGGTCGCGGCGGCCGCCCCGCTGATCCAGGAGCGTCTCGTCCACCTCACCGAGGCGGCCGACCTGCTGGCGTTCCTGCTGGTCCCCGAGCACGTCTTCGACGTCGACCCGGAGGCAGCCGCGCGAATCCTCACCGAGGACGCCAAGGCGGTGCTGGAGGCCGCCGAGGCGGCGTTGCAGGCGTTGCCGGACTGGACCGACGAGGCGATCGAAAGCGCGTTGCGGCGAACCCTCGTCGACGAACTCGGCCGCCGGCCCAAGCGGGCGTTCGGGCCGGTTCGCGTGGCGGTGACCGGGAACAGAGTGTCGCCGCCGCTGTTCGAGTCGCTGACCCTGCTGGGCCGCGAGCGCACGCTGGCGAGGATCCGTCGTGCGCTCGACCATCACGTCGGGGTCTGA